Genomic DNA from Primulina huaijiensis isolate GDHJ02 unplaced genomic scaffold, ASM1229523v2 scaffold42179, whole genome shotgun sequence:
ACCAATAATGCACATAACTCAAAGCATATATATTTCTTATGCATCATAAAATTATCGTGACATCGACGAGGATGTCCTTTCAAAATTGACATAAAAAAGCTCATCGGAGTATTGTCAAAATATAGATATTGAATTAGAACACGACAAGGTTTCTTGAATTCCGATATTAACCGTACGATCGAGTGTTTTTCagtttaccaaaagttatagtcgACAGGAACTACTTGCAAACTAAATGTTGGTAGAAATGTCGTACTTAAAtcctaaaaaaaaagaaaaagaattagCATTGCTTTACTTTAAGATTGATTTCTTCTTTCACAAATTCGTTGCCTTTACTTAAGAAATAAAATCGAAAACCCAAAGATTCTCATCCATGTGATTTTAATTCATACATCCATCAATATAGATCCCTTATTTTTATGGtttatatttaattcattatttgaatgatcttaaatttataaaaattaacacacaataaatacttatttatttaatttcacaCGACTAGTTTTTAGAAAGACTACAACACAAAGTATTTCAACTTTTATGCATTAGAAGATACTCGGTGAATTTGTCTAGGTATCCATCGTGTATCTCTCGCTCACCAAGAACTGCACTTGCTTCCTTAGCTTTGTCCCTAAATTTCTGCCCAACATCTTCAACCATCACCATTCTTATACACTGCGCTACTGAATCTCTCGTGAACGATCCGTCTTCGTCGTTACGTTGTATTTCCATACCTATCTGCTTTTCCTCTAAAATCCTAGCGTTCATCCACAGATCCGCCAACAATGGTAGCATAACCAGGGGTAAGCCGTACATGAGCGCCTCGAACGTCGAAGTGGTTCCACAGTGAGTCAAGAATGCACCAACCGAATCATGCTTAAGTATCTTCACCTGTGGTGCCCAATCTATCCAAACAACCCCTCGTCCCTTTACTCTCTCCTCGAATCCCTCGGGTAGGTGTATCTTGTCGTCCCTCCTTGATAACGCCGGCCTTCGGAAAACCCAAAGGAAAGGAACTTGAGATAGTTCGAGCCCGTGTGCTAGTTCGTCGAGTTGATCTTGTTTCGGTGTTACTTCTGTTCCAAATGCAATGTACAGAACAGAGCCTTTGGTTTGTTTGTCGAGCCACTCTTTGATTGAAATCCACGACGTTTCGGAATCATCTTGCTTGGTTTCTTGTACATGGGGTGGCAAGAATCCGATTGGGATCACTTCTTGTGGATAAAGATTAGGCAGCAGATTGAACCACTCGGTGTCAAACTCATTGCAGTGTCGCATTATTATTGCATCAGATTTCAACAACGCAACGCCCGCCCGATACCCATCAGAGAAGCCCGACCCGTTGGGTTCTCTTAAACTAAGGATTTCTTTGGCTTCGTGGTATTTCCATGCCACCTTGGTATGAAATGTGACCCATTCTGGAGCAATCATGAACTCTTCTGGCCTCCTTCTGCCCTCGAACCCATTTATAAAACCCTCGGCTTTCCCTACCCAAGCCAAGATCCAAGCTTGGAAAATCCAAAACATGACTCGCGAAATACCAAGATCGATCGCAATCGGAGGCAGCCAATGAGCAGAAAAATCGTAAACAACGGCGTCCGCCCGGGAATTCGTCAGAAACCGAGCCACAGCAGGCTCCATCAAGTCGTGAGCTATTTTCAGAAAGTCAACATCTTCATTTCCGATATCCATGGTGGCCTCTGCGTTCTCCGGGAGACCTTCAACTAGGGGTAATGGGATTTTGACGAAAGTGATGGAAGATGCTACGTTTGGACGGAGTTTTGGGAGGCGATCGATGTTTCGTGGGGTAGAAATGAAGGAGATTTTGTGACCCTTTCGAGCTATGGCTTCGGAGAGCTCCAAGAACGGAATGATGTGCCCAAAAGCCAGCCATGGGAACATCACGATGTGTAGCTTCCGATCATCAGCCATTGTTGATCGCTAGCTCGTGGATGCAGCACCACTCCAACAAGATCCGTCCCAGTGAGATAATCACGCGGTTTAAAATGacattatgttttt
This window encodes:
- the LOC140969519 gene encoding UDP-glycosyltransferase 91C1-like; translated protein: MADDRKLHIVMFPWLAFGHIIPFLELSEAIARKGHKISFISTPRNIDRLPKLRPNVASSITFVKIPLPLVEGLPENAEATMDIGNEDVDFLKIAHDLMEPAVARFLTNSRADAVVYDFSAHWLPPIAIDLGISRVMFWIFQAWILAWVGKAEGFINGFEGRRRPEEFMIAPEWVTFHTKVAWKYHEAKEILSLREPNGSGFSDGYRAGVALLKSDAIIMRHCNEFDTEWFNLLPNLYPQEVIPIGFLPPHVQETKQDDSETSWISIKEWLDKQTKGSVLYIAFGTEVTPKQDQLDELAHGLELSQVPFLWVFRRPALSRRDDKIHLPEGFEERVKGRGVVWIDWAPQVKILKHDSVGAFLTHCGTTSTFEALMYGLPLVMLPLLADLWMNARILEEKQIGMEIQRNDEDGSFTRDSVAQCIRMVMVEDVGQKFRDKAKEASAVLGEREIHDGYLDKFTEYLLMHKS